TTCTCGACGCTGATGTCCTGGAGGTAGAGCGTGTCGGGCTCCCCTTCAGCGGCGTTGACCTGGCCGCCGCCCTCGGATCCCCCCGACTTCGGAGGGGCCGCCTGAGCAGGCTTGACGACGATGGGCTTGAAGATGTCGCGGAAGGTGAACAGCTCGCTGTTGGGGACGGGGGGCGGGACCTTCGTCGTCTCCCCGGAACCGCCGGCGGAACCATCCGGCGTGCTCGTCGCGACGACGGACAGGGCCGGACCCGCAGCTGCCGGCGAACCCGGGATCACGTCGCCCAAGCTGCCCCCGGAGAGCAAGAGGAAGGCGATCCCCGCGACGGAGGCGAGCACGACCAGCGCGCCCAGCGTCACGCCGACGGCGACCATCTTCCCCCCGGTAGTGGACAGGAAGCCCTTCGTGCCGCCGGACTGGCCGGCGCCGGTGTCGAACGGTGTGGATGCGTGAGCCACGTCTCGGTCCTCCGTGCTACTGGGTCGCCGTGGGCGCCGACGGCACAGCGGGCTCGGCCGCCGTCTTGCCCATCGTGTAGACCTCGATGGTCACATTGGCTTCGAGCACCTGCTCATCGTCCTGGGCCGCGTCGCCTTCCTTGGCCGTCCCCTTGGGGGTGACGATGATGTCCACGATGCGCAGCTGCCTGTTCAGCTTCTGCAGCTTCTGGAAGAAGTGGACGAAGTCCGCCCAGCGCCCGGACATCTTCAGCTTGACCGCCGCGACGCCGTATCCCTCCTGCTCGACGAGCGAGGTGTCCGGCGCGATCCTTCTGAAGTCCAGGCCCGAGTCGTTCGCGGCGTCCTGCAGCTCTATGATGAGCGAGGGAAGCTCGGGGGACTCGGGTACGGCGTTGCCGAGCTTCAGCAGCTCCGCCTCGGTGCCCACCGCCTCCTTCTTGGCCTCCTGCCTGCGCGAGAGCAGACCGCGGGCCTCTGTGATCTCGGCTTCCGCCTGCCTGATCTCACCGCTCAATCGCGCGAGCTCCTTGCGCTGAGGCAGGATGAGGAGGAACACCGCGGCCACGGCGAGGAGCACGACCACCACGACGATGACGAGCAGTTGGTCCCTGTGCGACAGCTTCACGGGATCGCCCCAATCACTGATTCACCGGCTGGACGGGCGGGGCAGGACTCGCCGGCGTCGCGGACTTCTCCTGGCCGGGCTTGCGGACCTTGCTGGTCACCTGCCACTTGATCGACGGCGACCCGCCCTCCTCGTCGACCTTCTCCGAGGAGACCAGCCACACGTCGTAGAGCTGGTCCAGGTCGGCGAGGCGCACCAGCAGCTTGGCGATCTCCTTGTGCGCGACGTCCGGCACGTCCGCGGCCGCGTCCAGGGCCACGCCCTCCATCTGCACGCCGTTGTCCTCGTGCATCGAGAACCGGGTGACCCACATGCCCTGCGGCAGGATGAGCGAGACCTCGTCGCCGAGCCTGCCCCACAGGACCCGGCCCGTCAGGGCCTTGTCCGCGACCCCCTTGCGTGCGGTCAGGTCCTCCTTGCGAGCCTCGTAGATCTTGTAGGAGTCGGCGATGCCCCGGTATCTCTGCGCTTCCGCCTTGAGGTTCTGGAGCTGCCTCGAGCGGGTCCCTACCTGGACCATACCGTAGGACCACACTCCCCCCAGCATGGCGAAGAGCAGCACGCCGAGGAGCACGATGTACGTCCGGTTCCGCTCGAACTGCCGCTTGGCGGTTATCTCCGGTGGCAGAAGGTTGATCCGGATCATTGGAGACCCCCCATCGCAAGCCCGACCGCCGGCGCGCAACCCATCCGGTCGGCCAGCAGCGCCTGTTCCAGGGACCGCACGGTCTGGATGCGCGCGAGCGGATCCAGAAGCGCCACCTCGGCCTGAAGGCCCCTGGACAGGTACAGGTGCATGTTGGAGAGCTGGGAACCGCTACCCGTCATGTAGATGCGCTTGATGCTGCGGATCTGCGTAGCCTGTGTCAGGTAGTAGTCCAGCGACCGGCGGACCTCGGCGATGAACTTGTTCACCTCGCGCTCGAGGGACTCTTGGGCCACCTGGACGACGGACGGGTCGAGGCCGTGCGCGACCGACGGCCTGCCGTCGATGTCGGGCAACCCCACCCGGATCTTCAGGTCCTCGGCCTCGTCGAAGGTCAGGTTGAGCACGTTGGCGATCCCTTGCGTGAAGTGGTTCCCGGCCAGCGACGAGACGCGCGTGAAGCGCGGGACCCCCCTCTCGACCACCGCGATGTTGGTCAACCCCGAGGAGATGTGGATGATCGCCGTGGCTTCGGCCGTCTCGGCCTCGTCCGGCAACACGTTCGGGACGGCGCCCATGAGCGCCCGGACGATCGCGAAGGACGTGACGTCGATCCGGCGCAGTCGGAGCCCCGCACCCTCGACCGCCGCGACCGCGGCGCCGATCATGTCCTGCTGGGCCGCGACGAGCAGCACCTCCATCATGTGCTCGTCCGCGGGCGTCATATAGTCCCCGATGATGTGGAAGTCGAGTATCGCTTCCTCGATGGGGATGGGGATGTAGTCCTGCGCCTGATACTGGATGGCGCCTTGGAGCTCGGCCGGGTCCATGTAGGGGAGATCGATGAGGCGGACGACGACCTTCTGGTTGGAGACGCCGACGCAGACGTCCTTGCCGGTGGCCTCCACCTCGCGCCAGAGGTGCCGGATGGCGGCGGCCACGCCCTCGGTGTCGACGATCTCGCCCTCGACGACGGCCCCCATGGGGACGTCGACGGAGCCGTAGCCGCTGAGCACGAGCGCTGAGCCCTGGCTCCTCAGCTGGGCGGCGCGAACGTGGTCGGACCCGATGTCGAGCCCCACCGGCGGTGCGCCGGAACCGAACGACAGAATGCCCACGGGGACGCTCCTTCGTACACTGCGACGACAAGACTGCATCTCGTTTTGCGACGTGTTCCGCTGGGCGGACGTTCCCTTTATCGGCTTACCGGCGCTCCTCCTGTAGCCCTAGCCGCATAGATGCTCCGCGGAACATGAAAGCGCATAGCGGGGCGGGTTGGCAACTTCTGCAACCCGCCCCGACGAGGACGCCGGCGCTACCGTCTCGCCCACGCACCCTGCGAGAGGATGGACAGCCCTCTACCGGGCATGCTCTCCGGCAGGAAGGAGGGAAGGTTGGGGTTGGTCACCAGCTTGGTGTTGGGGTGATCGAACGTGATGCCCCCGGCCACCACCGCGCCCACGCACAGGATGTTGTGCTTGAAACGCACGTTGCCCCTGGCGAAGAAGGCGCCCGAGAGGTCGGGCACATCGCCGAAGTCCTTGTTCGACGAGGGTGTCTCGCACAGGATGTTCTTCGGGGTGACGAGCCCCATCGCCGCCGACGCGTCGAGCTCGCCGCCCACCGTCGCCGGAGCGAGCTTCCCGTGGATGTAGATGTCGCCGTTGGCGATGATCGCGCCGTTCCCGCGGTACGTGATGTCCTCGGCGAAGGTCACCGGGCCGTCCACGAACACGGTTCCCTGGACGTAGAG
The nucleotide sequence above comes from Coriobacteriia bacterium. Encoded proteins:
- the pilO gene encoding type 4a pilus biogenesis protein PilO produces the protein MKLSHRDQLLVIVVVVVLLAVAAVFLLILPQRKELARLSGEIRQAEAEITEARGLLSRRQEAKKEAVGTEAELLKLGNAVPESPELPSLIIELQDAANDSGLDFRRIAPDTSLVEQEGYGVAAVKLKMSGRWADFVHFFQKLQKLNRQLRIVDIIVTPKGTAKEGDAAQDDEQVLEANVTIEVYTMGKTAAEPAVPSAPTATQ
- a CDS encoding PilN domain-containing protein encodes the protein MIRINLLPPEITAKRQFERNRTYIVLLGVLLFAMLGGVWSYGMVQVGTRSRQLQNLKAEAQRYRGIADSYKIYEARKEDLTARKGVADKALTGRVLWGRLGDEVSLILPQGMWVTRFSMHEDNGVQMEGVALDAAADVPDVAHKEIAKLLVRLADLDQLYDVWLVSSEKVDEEGGSPSIKWQVTSKVRKPGQEKSATPASPAPPVQPVNQ
- the pilM gene encoding type IV pilus assembly protein PilM, which produces MGILSFGSGAPPVGLDIGSDHVRAAQLRSQGSALVLSGYGSVDVPMGAVVEGEIVDTEGVAAAIRHLWREVEATGKDVCVGVSNQKVVVRLIDLPYMDPAELQGAIQYQAQDYIPIPIEEAILDFHIIGDYMTPADEHMMEVLLVAAQQDMIGAAVAAVEGAGLRLRRIDVTSFAIVRALMGAVPNVLPDEAETAEATAIIHISSGLTNIAVVERGVPRFTRVSSLAGNHFTQGIANVLNLTFDEAEDLKIRVGLPDIDGRPSVAHGLDPSVVQVAQESLEREVNKFIAEVRRSLDYYLTQATQIRSIKRIYMTGSGSQLSNMHLYLSRGLQAEVALLDPLARIQTVRSLEQALLADRMGCAPAVGLAMGGLQ